From Fluviispira vulneris, a single genomic window includes:
- a CDS encoding PilZ domain-containing protein — MSIAKKLQKKTPKPLSQKIKLLLTDESPITGRIEKSSLNQAGIHVELTNNLNSMLEILSKEDFDIAMLDYHSYNCHGIYEIEKAKKISRNQKIKFIVTSVENFEEIKDKAYTLNTDLFLPKPLPREKVIEEIKKIAQVNYRRSERIKYKLKAIVRFKNKEFETYSIDLSADGIHLSDMDKKILPNVGFDLEIEFTLPNLDKKILVKGTVVRITEEGFGVKFQIMSLNDKKLINRFVLENSLEFRSSHYYL, encoded by the coding sequence ATGTCCATTGCAAAAAAACTTCAAAAAAAAACTCCTAAGCCTCTATCACAAAAAATAAAATTATTACTCACTGATGAAAGTCCAATAACGGGACGGATAGAAAAATCTTCCCTCAATCAAGCTGGTATACATGTAGAACTGACAAACAATTTAAATAGTATGCTTGAAATCTTATCAAAAGAAGATTTTGATATCGCAATGCTTGATTATCACTCATACAATTGTCATGGTATCTATGAAATAGAAAAAGCTAAAAAAATAAGCCGCAACCAAAAAATAAAGTTTATTGTTACGAGTGTTGAGAATTTTGAAGAGATAAAAGACAAAGCATATACTCTCAACACCGATCTTTTTTTGCCAAAACCTCTTCCGCGTGAAAAAGTAATCGAAGAAATAAAAAAGATAGCACAAGTGAATTACCGACGTTCTGAAAGAATTAAATATAAATTAAAAGCAATTGTGCGCTTTAAAAATAAAGAGTTTGAAACTTATTCCATTGACCTTTCTGCAGATGGTATCCATCTCTCGGATATGGATAAAAAAATTCTACCGAACGTTGGTTTTGACTTAGAAATTGAATTCACACTGCCAAATCTTGATAAAAAAATATTGGTTAAAGGAACAGTGGTCAGAATCACCGAGGAAGGATTTGGGGTAAAATTCCAAATTATGAGCTTAAATGACAAAAAGCTAATCAATAGATTTGTCTTAGAAAATAGTTTAGAATTTCGTTCAAGTCATTATTATTTATAA
- the fliS gene encoding flagellar export chaperone FliS, giving the protein MNSKAFKAYQATNVTTAKPEKVLLMLYEGCIKFVRLAKTKMVEKKIAEKGKNISKALAIISELINTLDHEVGGQLSADLESLYIFMMDKLIEANMYNKVEDLEVVEKLLMTLFEAWTDVVNNPRPDGVPSPKLQPELYAMYLSSNSQSTKMDVTKNTQPLKANGAAAVNLSAEVKQPVLGGNVVSKK; this is encoded by the coding sequence ATGAATTCGAAAGCATTTAAAGCTTATCAAGCGACTAACGTAACAACAGCAAAACCAGAAAAAGTATTACTTATGCTTTATGAAGGTTGTATTAAATTTGTCAGACTTGCTAAGACAAAGATGGTTGAGAAAAAAATTGCTGAAAAAGGAAAAAATATAAGCAAAGCGCTGGCGATTATTTCTGAATTGATCAACACCCTTGACCATGAAGTCGGCGGTCAACTCTCTGCAGACCTTGAAAGTCTATATATCTTTATGATGGATAAATTAATTGAAGCAAATATGTATAATAAAGTCGAAGATCTTGAAGTGGTAGAAAAACTTCTTATGACATTATTCGAAGCATGGACGGATGTTGTCAATAATCCACGACCTGATGGGGTGCCGAGTCCAAAGTTACAGCCAGAGCTTTACGCAATGTATTTATCTTCCAATTCACAATCGACAAAAATGGATGTCACAAAAAATACACAACCCCTGAAGGCCAATGGGGCTGCTGCGGTTAATTTGTCTGCTGAGGTGAAACAGCCAGTTTTGGGTGGGAATGTTGTAAGTAAAAAATAA
- the fliD gene encoding flagellar filament capping protein FliD has product MAGIRINTGSGIDPKMVDQLVEMEREPIKQLEARKKEVVNEQKLFGELKNHISALGTALNALRTKADFNKLKLTSSHPDIVDGTVDNNAPIGTYELEVRNLAHTQKLLTQTFPDKDETPVGFGYMTIEFEDGRHFDVDIDPDKSSLSDVATQINSMGEGARAIVIKTKEGIEDSEEDNYRLLVMSEKSGKEAKIYIDPDTTYMEFKEQVTGRNLEMTFEDVKVYNETNKVTELFPGLVLDVKKAEPGTKVNIKIDYDVEKSLESIKKFVEAYNKANDFIDKQFQVNPDTNKAGILSKDNSLRSLRRSLQSALQYSIPNKKYQTLADVGISTDPKTGALKYDESKAKQALSEDYVGVSKLFIQTDDSTGLGIRMSDAVRGMQNQQSGVISSKDREYKRILETFDKDLATKERLATQRAEGIRRKFAVVEQLISGMNAQGQVLQQKLAGMG; this is encoded by the coding sequence ATGGCTGGAATAAGAATCAATACGGGATCGGGTATTGATCCCAAAATGGTTGATCAGCTCGTAGAAATGGAACGCGAGCCGATCAAACAGCTAGAAGCACGTAAAAAAGAAGTGGTTAATGAGCAAAAATTATTTGGTGAGCTCAAAAACCATATCAGTGCACTTGGAACTGCTTTAAATGCATTACGTACAAAAGCGGATTTTAATAAATTAAAATTAACCAGTTCTCATCCGGATATCGTTGATGGCACAGTGGATAACAATGCTCCGATAGGAACATACGAACTCGAAGTGCGGAATTTAGCTCATACGCAAAAGCTATTGACACAGACTTTTCCAGATAAAGATGAAACTCCCGTTGGTTTTGGCTATATGACAATCGAATTTGAAGATGGGAGACATTTTGATGTCGATATCGATCCTGACAAATCTTCTTTGTCAGATGTTGCCACTCAAATAAACTCAATGGGTGAAGGTGCGCGGGCAATTGTTATTAAAACAAAGGAGGGGATAGAGGACTCCGAAGAAGACAATTACCGTCTGCTTGTCATGTCAGAAAAGTCGGGAAAAGAAGCAAAAATATATATCGATCCCGACACAACATATATGGAATTTAAAGAGCAAGTCACAGGCAGAAATTTAGAAATGACTTTTGAGGATGTCAAAGTCTATAACGAAACAAATAAAGTAACTGAATTATTTCCAGGGTTGGTCTTGGATGTAAAAAAAGCGGAACCAGGGACAAAAGTAAATATCAAAATTGACTATGATGTCGAAAAAAGTCTAGAAAGTATAAAGAAATTTGTGGAAGCTTACAATAAAGCAAATGATTTTATCGATAAGCAATTTCAAGTCAATCCAGATACAAATAAAGCCGGTATTCTTTCTAAGGATAACAGTCTAAGATCTCTGCGTCGCTCGCTACAATCTGCATTGCAATATTCTATTCCAAATAAAAAATATCAAACATTAGCAGATGTAGGAATTTCTACCGACCCGAAAACTGGCGCTTTAAAATATGACGAATCTAAAGCTAAGCAAGCATTGTCCGAAGATTATGTTGGAGTTTCAAAGCTGTTTATCCAAACAGATGATTCAACGGGTCTTGGAATTCGCATGTCGGACGCTGTGCGCGGAATGCAAAATCAGCAAAGTGGAGTGATCTCTTCAAAAGATAGGGAATATAAAAGAATTCTCGAAACTTTTGACAAAGATCTTGCTACAAAGGAAAGGCTGGCAACTCAGCGAGCTGAAGGGATCAGGCGAAAATTTGCAGTGGTAGAGCAGCTTATCAGTGGAATGAATGCACAAGGACAAGTATTGCAGCAAAAACTAGCAGGTATGGGTTGA
- a CDS encoding glycosyltransferase family 4 protein — protein sequence MQDHTNVLHINTSHSWGGLELYTINLIKKIHESGKPTALYCIPGSKIAKEAEKIGIKIFYAHKQARISLKDIFNLIRIIKKYKYNIVHTHTRHDVWLVSLTLFFCKNVKQIFSLYMSAPSKKSLIHRLIYGQVSAIASSSELLNENIKVNYPVKPEQIYLLRYGRDLNKFNKTSHDAEVLRKKWNTNKDDIVVATMCRLDPAKGVKEIAEAILHLKPEIKSKVKIWIMGEPTLLQTSPDGLPIYEPKAYELYKWLEEFVSLPNVENRIQLIPFQSDYIPFLNAMDIFVLGTYEETYSLSVIDAMSMGLPVIGTNTGGTPEQVKHLERGILIPPKSPIDIANAITQYIENPKLICEHGANAKIWALNEHNWDKKLNNLNNIYNEVWRNK from the coding sequence ATGCAAGATCATACGAACGTATTACACATCAACACCTCTCACTCTTGGGGAGGGCTTGAACTTTATACCATTAACCTCATTAAGAAGATCCATGAGTCTGGCAAACCCACTGCTCTCTATTGCATTCCTGGCTCAAAAATTGCCAAAGAAGCAGAAAAAATTGGAATAAAGATATTCTATGCGCACAAACAGGCACGTATAAGTCTAAAAGATATCTTTAATTTAATTAGAATAATAAAAAAATACAAATATAATATCGTTCATACCCACACCCGCCATGATGTATGGCTCGTTTCATTGACACTCTTTTTTTGTAAAAATGTGAAACAAATCTTTAGTTTGTATATGAGTGCACCTTCGAAAAAAAGCCTTATCCATCGTCTTATTTATGGACAAGTTTCTGCTATAGCTTCTTCTTCAGAACTCTTAAATGAAAATATTAAGGTCAATTATCCTGTCAAACCTGAACAAATCTATTTATTAAGATATGGCAGAGATCTCAATAAATTTAACAAAACTTCACATGACGCCGAAGTTTTGCGCAAAAAATGGAACACAAACAAAGACGATATTGTTGTCGCAACGATGTGTCGTCTTGATCCTGCTAAAGGAGTGAAAGAAATTGCTGAAGCCATTCTCCACTTAAAACCAGAAATCAAAAGTAAAGTTAAAATATGGATTATGGGTGAACCCACTTTATTGCAAACTTCACCTGACGGCCTCCCAATTTATGAGCCTAAAGCTTATGAACTATATAAATGGCTTGAAGAATTTGTAAGTTTACCGAATGTGGAAAATCGTATTCAATTGATACCATTTCAGTCAGATTACATACCATTTTTAAATGCCATGGATATTTTTGTTTTAGGAACTTATGAAGAAACTTATTCCCTTTCTGTGATCGATGCTATGAGCATGGGACTTCCAGTTATTGGCACAAATACGGGTGGAACTCCTGAACAGGTTAAGCATTTAGAACGTGGAATTCTAATTCCACCAAAAAGTCCTATCGATATTGCTAATGCAATCACTCAATATATTGAAAACCCTAAACTGATATGTGAACATGGTGCCAATGCAAAAATCTGGGCGCTTAATGAACACAATTGGGACAAAAAATTAAACAATTTGAACAATATTTATAATGAAGTTTGGAGGAATAAATAA
- the rffA gene encoding dTDP-4-amino-4,6-dideoxygalactose transaminase, which translates to MKIPLSKAHIPKQVYENIHQVLTSGKLSGDGEFCHTVEKKFSQILSIKHALLTSSCTHALEMAMLLLEAKEGDEVILPSFTFTSTANAILVAGLKPVFCEIDPLTMNMDMRDVEAKVTNKTKAIIPVHYAGVACEMEKLNDICANKNIMIVEDAAHAIGAKWRGKHLGTLGDMAALSFHETKNVICGEGGALLTNNDYLADKALIIREKGTNRSQFLRGQVDKYTWIDKGSSYILAEPLAAILDAELNIMHELNKKRETVYQYYMQELKPLADKEILKLPYIPADCESNYHLFHIIMRNESDKHSLIAHLRNKNIGATFHYIPLHSAPAGLKLGFKVGDLPLTEEYSQRLLRLPLYPDLSQSEIQFIIEEIYNWSKLQ; encoded by the coding sequence ATGAAAATTCCACTATCAAAAGCACATATACCAAAACAAGTTTATGAAAATATCCATCAGGTGCTGACCTCTGGAAAATTATCAGGTGATGGCGAATTCTGTCATACTGTCGAAAAAAAGTTTAGCCAAATTCTTTCTATTAAACACGCATTACTCACATCGTCGTGCACACATGCCCTCGAAATGGCTATGTTACTTTTGGAAGCAAAAGAAGGTGATGAAGTCATTCTCCCTTCTTTTACATTCACTTCAACTGCCAACGCTATTTTAGTAGCAGGACTCAAACCTGTTTTTTGTGAAATCGATCCTCTGACAATGAATATGGATATGCGTGATGTGGAAGCTAAAGTAACAAATAAAACCAAAGCAATTATTCCTGTTCACTATGCGGGTGTGGCATGTGAAATGGAAAAACTAAACGATATTTGTGCCAACAAAAATATTATGATTGTCGAAGATGCTGCCCATGCGATTGGTGCAAAATGGCGAGGAAAACATCTTGGTACTCTAGGAGATATGGCTGCATTAAGTTTTCACGAAACAAAAAATGTTATTTGTGGTGAAGGAGGAGCTCTCCTGACAAACAATGATTATCTTGCAGATAAAGCTCTTATTATCCGCGAAAAAGGCACGAACCGATCACAATTTCTCCGAGGTCAAGTTGACAAATACACATGGATAGATAAAGGCTCAAGTTATATTCTAGCAGAACCGTTAGCGGCTATTCTCGATGCTGAACTTAATATTATGCATGAATTAAACAAAAAAAGAGAAACTGTTTATCAATACTATATGCAAGAATTAAAACCACTCGCAGATAAAGAAATTCTTAAACTTCCATATATTCCAGCTGATTGTGAAAGCAATTACCATTTATTTCATATAATTATGCGCAACGAAAGTGACAAACACTCTCTTATTGCCCATTTACGCAATAAAAATATTGGAGCAACATTTCATTATATTCCGTTGCACAGTGCCCCAGCAGGTCTTAAACTTGGGTTTAAAGTTGGTGATTTACCTTTGACAGAAGAATATTCTCAAAGACTTTTACGCCTGCCTTTATATCCGGATTTATCACAAAGCGAAATTCAATTTATAATTGAAGAAATTTATAATTGGAGCAAATTGCAATAA
- the upp gene encoding uracil phosphoribosyltransferase has protein sequence MSKHSQKEQYKNVNIINHPLLTHSLSTLRKKETNSSEFRRILAEMSRLMAYECSRDLSMKTYPIDTPLEKTDCSFICEDVTIVSVMRAGMGMLDGFMQMFPLSKVGHIGIYRDKFLNNTVEYYFRLPDDIEGNKIFLLDPLLATGATVVAAIERLKQYGVKEVRFNCLLASPEGLEILQNVHPDVQIYCLSIERTMNEKGYLLPGLGDAGDRIYGTL, from the coding sequence ATGTCAAAGCACTCTCAGAAAGAGCAATATAAAAATGTCAATATCATAAATCACCCATTGCTTACGCACTCTCTGTCCACCTTACGAAAAAAAGAAACAAACTCAAGCGAATTTCGTAGAATATTAGCTGAAATGAGTCGCTTGATGGCTTATGAATGCTCACGTGACCTGTCTATGAAAACATATCCGATTGATACACCGCTCGAGAAAACTGATTGTTCCTTTATTTGTGAAGATGTTACTATAGTTTCCGTCATGCGCGCTGGTATGGGCATGCTCGACGGTTTTATGCAAATGTTTCCCCTTTCTAAAGTAGGCCATATTGGAATTTATCGCGATAAATTTTTAAACAATACTGTTGAATATTATTTTCGCTTACCTGACGATATAGAAGGTAATAAAATCTTTTTATTGGATCCACTCCTTGCAACGGGGGCTACAGTTGTAGCAGCTATAGAACGACTTAAGCAATATGGAGTAAAGGAAGTCCGCTTTAATTGTTTGCTTGCCTCACCAGAAGGCCTAGAAATTCTTCAAAATGTCCACCCTGATGTGCAAATTTATTGTCTTTCAATAGAAAGAACTATGAATGAGAAAGGCTATCTGCTACCTGGTTTGGGAGACGCGGGAGATCGCATCTATGGAACTTTATAA
- the udk gene encoding uridine kinase, whose protein sequence is MLKKIKIIAISGGSGSGKTTAARRLQKMIGIDNCKILSQDNYYIDQSKNFKGDGSVNFDHPDAIDFNLMADHLSDLINNKTIQIPIYDFTTHKRKNETISFQSTKVIIVDGILILSQEKLRSFFDASLFLDIPEQIRFERRLRRDVEERGRSPEGVKIQFYSLVKPMHDAFVQPSIEFATYIANNETTLNNALDEIKKFVN, encoded by the coding sequence TTGTTAAAAAAAATAAAAATTATTGCTATCTCAGGAGGAAGCGGTTCTGGTAAAACAACAGCCGCACGACGTTTACAAAAAATGATTGGAATAGATAATTGCAAAATCCTGAGTCAAGATAATTATTATATCGACCAAAGTAAAAACTTTAAAGGAGATGGATCAGTTAACTTTGACCACCCCGATGCTATCGATTTTAATTTAATGGCAGATCATTTATCCGATCTTATTAATAATAAAACAATTCAAATTCCAATTTATGATTTTACAACCCATAAACGAAAAAATGAAACTATTTCTTTTCAATCTACCAAAGTTATCATTGTTGATGGCATTCTTATTCTCTCCCAAGAAAAACTAAGATCTTTTTTTGATGCTTCGTTATTTCTTGATATTCCAGAACAAATCCGCTTTGAACGCAGGTTGAGACGCGATGTGGAAGAGCGAGGTCGGAGCCCTGAAGGAGTTAAAATACAATTTTATTCATTGGTAAAACCTATGCATGACGCATTTGTACAACCATCAATTGAGTTTGCTACATATATTGCTAATAATGAAACCACACTCAACAATGCACTTGATGAAATAAAAAAATTTGTCAATTAA
- a CDS encoding thioredoxin domain-containing protein has translation MFSSSLRFFKLKKLQNLSALTLVSLALVGCQTRTSKNVLNNDDVLGSFDSKKIKISELSAAERNELFNAQKKLYETAEFILQKHYMEEWFANYQKQNKLATLDEAKDDFYKKNINIKDEVVKNFISQNSANPQMQQIPENEREKLVKRYLTQLEKEKAEQKILQQANEEGKIKVIALERPKEPVVKFSDLGYKYDPSLKNPKITIVEAADYQCPYCVQAHGPIQKILDEYKGKIQFVFRDFPLTQIHPQALPAAIAAKCANEQGKYWEMHKLLFSRAPMAPLTADVYTKFAEELKLNVPAFNTCLADDKKEHAKSIMADLEEMSSLGVNATPSIYINGEKYESNLSFESLKKEIDTRLASAK, from the coding sequence ATGTTTTCGAGCTCATTACGATTCTTTAAATTAAAAAAATTGCAGAATCTTTCTGCATTAACATTAGTTTCGCTCGCTCTTGTGGGTTGTCAAACACGTACTTCCAAAAACGTTTTAAATAATGACGATGTACTTGGTTCCTTCGATTCTAAAAAAATCAAAATCTCAGAACTCTCTGCAGCTGAGCGTAACGAACTTTTCAATGCACAAAAAAAACTTTATGAAACTGCTGAGTTTATTTTACAGAAACATTATATGGAAGAATGGTTCGCCAATTATCAAAAACAGAATAAACTCGCTACACTTGATGAAGCAAAAGATGATTTTTATAAAAAGAATATAAATATTAAAGATGAAGTTGTTAAAAACTTCATCTCACAAAATTCTGCCAATCCACAAATGCAACAAATTCCAGAAAATGAAAGAGAAAAGCTTGTTAAGCGTTATCTGACTCAATTGGAAAAAGAAAAAGCGGAACAAAAAATCTTGCAACAAGCTAATGAAGAAGGAAAAATCAAGGTTATTGCTCTTGAAAGACCAAAAGAACCTGTGGTTAAATTTTCCGATCTTGGCTACAAATACGATCCATCATTGAAAAATCCTAAAATAACAATTGTTGAAGCAGCTGATTATCAATGCCCTTATTGTGTACAAGCACATGGTCCTATCCAAAAAATTCTTGATGAATATAAAGGTAAAATTCAATTTGTGTTCCGTGATTTCCCATTGACACAAATTCATCCACAAGCTTTACCAGCAGCGATTGCTGCAAAGTGTGCCAACGAACAGGGTAAATACTGGGAAATGCACAAATTGCTTTTCTCCCGTGCGCCTATGGCTCCATTAACAGCTGACGTCTATACAAAATTTGCTGAAGAGTTGAAACTCAATGTACCTGCATTCAACACCTGCCTTGCAGATGATAAAAAAGAACATGCGAAGTCTATTATGGCAGATCTGGAAGAAATGAGTTCACTAGGAGTCAATGCAACTCCTTCGATTTATATTAACGGTGAAAAATATGAGAGCAATTTAAGCTTTGAAAGTTTAAAGAAAGAAATAGACACACGTCTTGCATCTGCTAAATAG
- a CDS encoding methyl-accepting chemotaxis protein, whose translation MLDKLSIKRKIIYWNIFIIILFTLTLIYLGNASINRLIDEKKIQIKNLSEALAAVVVHYVKLEKEGKLSHEEAISRVKASVNAARYDGDNYFFIGDYDMRQIVNPKRPKDDGVIQSSAQYKKFVEISLKNTGPEFLSYFTTRPGSTEEIPKLTYLIPIPEWKWYIGTGIYIDDVDRAKNKNLIQLMTITTIITVLLMFGGIKIANFISKPLSYLTNLLKKSSENMEEESTQLTKMSEDVGKSSNEQASAIQGTAAAISEVTSMIARTSTLTLNSEKLSQTINNRTEMGNTAVKDMVSAMAAIQEAGQRLSEIEAIIIQIENKAMIINDIVSKTELLSLNASIESARAGEHGKGFAVVAEEVGNLAKTSGKSSNEIRDLLNKSREKVKSILELTLSRVTEGQSKTIEVSNIFDQIIIDVKEINTQMSQITEATKEQEIGVKQISEAMTKIDLSAINNLKSAENSIRSSSKVLEISHELKTISTKTEDIVQGKK comes from the coding sequence ATGTTAGATAAATTAAGTATTAAAAGAAAAATAATTTATTGGAATATTTTCATAATCATTCTTTTTACCCTAACGTTAATATATTTAGGCAATGCTTCCATAAATAGACTTATAGATGAAAAAAAAATACAAATAAAAAATTTAAGTGAAGCACTCGCAGCAGTTGTTGTTCATTATGTAAAATTAGAAAAGGAAGGAAAATTATCTCATGAAGAAGCTATTTCAAGAGTAAAGGCTTCTGTAAATGCTGCGCGGTATGATGGTGATAATTACTTTTTTATTGGCGATTATGATATGCGGCAAATTGTGAATCCCAAACGTCCGAAAGATGATGGAGTTATTCAAAGTTCTGCTCAATATAAAAAATTTGTAGAAATCTCGTTAAAAAATACGGGACCAGAATTTTTATCTTATTTCACTACAAGACCTGGTTCAACAGAAGAAATACCAAAACTGACATACTTAATTCCAATACCAGAGTGGAAATGGTACATAGGGACAGGAATATATATTGATGATGTTGACAGAGCAAAAAATAAAAATTTAATTCAACTCATGACCATAACAACAATTATAACGGTTTTATTAATGTTTGGTGGAATAAAAATTGCAAATTTTATTTCTAAACCACTGTCCTATCTTACAAATTTACTAAAAAAATCATCTGAGAATATGGAAGAAGAGTCGACTCAATTGACAAAAATGAGCGAGGATGTTGGAAAATCTTCAAATGAACAAGCCAGCGCAATTCAAGGAACTGCAGCTGCAATTTCTGAAGTCACAAGTATGATAGCAAGGACTTCTACTCTTACTTTAAATTCAGAAAAATTATCACAAACCATAAATAACCGGACTGAAATGGGCAATACAGCCGTTAAAGATATGGTCTCAGCTATGGCCGCAATACAAGAGGCAGGCCAAAGACTGTCAGAAATTGAAGCGATTATTATTCAAATCGAAAATAAAGCAATGATCATAAATGACATTGTTTCAAAAACAGAATTGCTTTCCTTGAATGCATCTATCGAGTCTGCTCGCGCAGGAGAACATGGGAAAGGTTTCGCAGTCGTTGCAGAAGAAGTAGGCAATTTAGCAAAAACAAGTGGAAAATCTTCAAATGAAATTCGGGATCTCTTAAATAAAAGCAGGGAGAAAGTTAAAAGTATATTAGAACTAACCTTAAGCAGAGTTACGGAAGGGCAAAGTAAAACTATAGAAGTATCAAACATTTTTGATCAAATTATAATTGATGTGAAAGAGATAAATACACAAATGAGTCAGATAACTGAAGCCACCAAAGAACAAGAGATTGGTGTTAAACAGATATCGGAAGCGATGACAAAAATTGATTTATCTGCAATTAACAATTTGAAGAGCGCAGAAAATTCTATTCGGTCATCTTCTAAAGTATTAGAAATCAGTCATGAATTAAAAACTATTTCTACTAAAACCGAAGATATTGTTCAAGGAAAAAAATAA
- a CDS encoding MFS transporter has protein sequence MGLRIHSTAINFLHKNNFYIVSLIFRVYYIIFSISYPLFAIANNLPLVVLNLYSITSLVSLFFLICSYRLYHFSIQYIKYIAIIISIINLLFYVFNFYHSIPFCFVFAIIMGLSSSSIEVASLSYATNTSDKSTLKNQLMMLNFLKILGISLGFFIGCLVTSSHKSKEISNIAIYFMAFTSILLSFFIDTAKRNEEKVRFSLMQFFKNKNFKHLNLCIVLFILDLTVFSFWYTTIPPALKSNGFDVSIIGIFLAIEAFCHAFSQKLWLKFSYYIGEKVTFFTSLFSHIFILIVILLSNSRSVMEILILFILLGISNSGTYINSAALFYSRNYDINKFQLISLHLIASSVGKFLGPFIAIFYLK, from the coding sequence ATGGGTTTACGCATACACAGTACAGCAATAAATTTTCTTCATAAAAATAACTTTTATATTGTGAGTCTTATTTTTCGAGTTTATTATATTATTTTCTCTATCTCCTATCCACTCTTTGCAATTGCAAATAATCTACCTCTGGTGGTGCTGAATTTATATTCAATCACCTCGCTTGTGAGTTTATTCTTCTTAATATGTTCTTATAGATTATATCATTTTTCTATACAATATATTAAATATATTGCCATCATAATTTCGATTATTAATTTACTTTTTTATGTCTTTAATTTTTATCATTCGATCCCATTTTGTTTTGTATTTGCTATAATTATGGGGCTTTCTTCTTCTTCCATAGAAGTTGCGAGCCTCTCATATGCAACGAATACATCCGATAAAAGCACATTGAAAAATCAACTTATGATGCTCAATTTTTTAAAAATTTTAGGCATCTCACTTGGGTTTTTCATAGGCTGCCTTGTGACATCAAGTCACAAAAGTAAAGAAATAAGTAATATTGCGATATATTTTATGGCTTTCACATCTATTCTATTATCTTTTTTCATTGATACAGCAAAAAGAAATGAAGAAAAAGTAAGATTTTCGCTCATGCAGTTTTTTAAGAATAAAAATTTTAAACATTTGAATCTTTGTATCGTATTATTCATTCTCGATTTAACGGTTTTTAGTTTTTGGTACACGACGATACCTCCAGCGTTAAAAAGCAATGGATTCGATGTGAGTATTATTGGAATTTTTCTTGCAATAGAGGCTTTCTGTCATGCTTTTTCTCAAAAATTATGGCTCAAATTCTCCTACTATATAGGCGAAAAGGTTACGTTCTTTACAAGTCTTTTTAGCCATATTTTTATTTTAATTGTTATATTATTAAGCAATTCTCGGAGTGTTATGGAGATACTCATATTATTTATATTACTCGGAATTTCAAATTCAGGCACATATATTAACTCAGCAGCGCTATTTTACAGCAGAAACTATGACATCAATAAATTTCAGTTAATCTCTCTTCACTTAATAGCTTCAAGTGTGGGTAAATTTTTAGGGCCATTTATTGCAATTTTCTACCTTAAATAA